The Chryseobacterium nakagawai genome has a segment encoding these proteins:
- a CDS encoding cbb3-type cytochrome oxidase subunit 3, which produces MIPQNFKDILSNTENAGFYQTLALIFFMLFFVALVIYVFSKPKKYYKEEEEAPLGEDEDDDFNLKN; this is translated from the coding sequence ATGATTCCTCAGAACTTTAAAGATATATTATCCAATACAGAAAACGCTGGTTTCTACCAGACGCTGGCTCTGATTTTCTTTATGCTGTTTTTCGTTGCTCTGGTAATTTATGTTTTTAGCAAGCCTAAGAAATATTACAAAGAGGAAGAAGAAGCTCCCCTTGGAGAGGATGAAGACGATGATTTTAATTTAAAAAATTAA
- a CDS encoding cbb3-type cytochrome c oxidase N-terminal domain-containing protein, whose product MKQRTPVVVNILIIIGLLIVFYYLFVQSYAFLASPYFWGTVVIAGILAFIHSAIGDLIENNKFKKLSPEEKAAYLAEKKIPFFKRMYAAAFKKQSDTEEKDILIDHGFDGIMELDNQLPKWWVGLFYFGTAFCIVYIAAYAFTDFAHPLSEYEKEYKEQLASIAIYEASQPPVTIETAKYSADNIAEGKELFKTNCASCHKEDGSGGIGPNLTDNFWINQPEKTLFKNVFHMDWNGSPTNPAMRAFGKNGEVSGAEIEKIAAYVYHINQELPPVTQAQGGAAPQGTEAHWEKE is encoded by the coding sequence ATGAAACAAAGAACACCTGTTGTTGTAAACATCTTGATAATAATTGGACTTTTAATAGTTTTTTATTATTTGTTTGTGCAGAGCTACGCGTTCCTAGCTTCGCCTTACTTCTGGGGAACTGTTGTGATAGCTGGTATCCTTGCCTTTATCCACAGTGCTATTGGAGATTTGATTGAAAACAACAAATTCAAAAAATTATCTCCGGAAGAGAAAGCGGCTTATTTAGCTGAAAAGAAAATTCCTTTCTTCAAAAGAATGTATGCAGCAGCCTTCAAAAAGCAATCTGATACAGAAGAAAAAGATATCCTTATTGACCATGGTTTTGATGGAATTATGGAGCTGGATAACCAATTACCAAAATGGTGGGTAGGTTTATTCTACTTTGGGACTGCTTTTTGTATTGTATATATTGCAGCGTATGCGTTTACAGATTTCGCTCACCCATTAAGCGAATATGAAAAGGAATACAAAGAACAATTGGCAAGTATTGCAATTTATGAAGCAAGCCAGCCTCCTGTAACCATTGAAACAGCTAAATATTCAGCTGATAATATTGCAGAAGGTAAAGAATTATTCAAGACAAACTGTGCATCTTGTCACAAAGAAGACGGTAGTGGAGGTATTGGTCCAAACCTTACTGATAACTTCTGGATCAACCAACCTGAGAAGACGTTATTCAAAAACGTATTCCACATGGACTGGAATGGTTCTCCTACTAACCCTGCGATGAGAGCATTTGGTAAAAACGGAGAAGTTTCTGGAGCTGAAATTGAAAAGATTGCAGCGTATGTATATCACATCAACCAGGAATTACCACCAGTGACTCAGGCTCAAGGAGGAGCAGCTCCTCAAGGAACTGAAGCACATTGGGAAAAAGAATAA
- the ccoG gene encoding cytochrome c oxidase accessory protein CcoG, which produces MSDIEEIEVRGGQGQVLDPETYRDSIGTMEQSGKRRWVFPRKPKGKYTNYRNIVSYLLLIIYFSLPFIKINGNPLLMFNVIDREFFIFGQPFYPQDFFILTLGAIASLIFIIVFTIAFGRIFCGWICPQTIFMESIFRKIEYLIEGDRNKQMKLDRQEWDSEKIWKRTLKWSVYIIISLIITHFMFMYIVGYEQVFRIVSEGPFTHPTNFIVMILLTAAFYFVFAWFREQVCTLVCPYGRLQGVLIDKDTINVFYDFKRGENRSKWRKGEDRKAAGKGDCIDCHQCVVVCPTGIDIRDGQQLECINCTACIDACDEVMEKVGLPKGLVRYASENEIEKQTQFKFTGRMKGFSIFLFLLVGFLGYLLYSRGEMEAKFIKPAGSTFFVKEGKIINTYNYTFLNKTNEKKIVTIKVIDPAHGEITYSASSKIQVDRDKITKGTINISFPEDEMKLSKQNITIGVYDMKGKLVDSYQTYFEGPFKLQF; this is translated from the coding sequence ATGTCAGACATAGAAGAAATAGAAGTACGAGGCGGACAGGGACAGGTTCTGGACCCTGAGACTTACAGAGATTCTATCGGGACAATGGAGCAATCCGGTAAAAGAAGATGGGTATTTCCGAGAAAACCAAAAGGGAAATACACCAACTATAGAAACATTGTAAGTTATCTCCTATTAATTATTTATTTTTCATTACCGTTCATCAAAATCAATGGTAACCCATTGTTGATGTTTAATGTCATAGACAGAGAGTTTTTCATCTTTGGACAACCTTTCTATCCACAAGACTTTTTTATCCTGACTTTAGGTGCCATCGCATCTTTAATCTTTATTATCGTTTTTACGATTGCATTCGGAAGAATTTTCTGCGGGTGGATTTGCCCTCAGACAATTTTTATGGAATCCATTTTCCGTAAAATCGAATATCTGATTGAAGGTGACCGAAACAAGCAGATGAAGCTGGACAGACAGGAATGGGACAGCGAGAAGATCTGGAAAAGAACTTTAAAATGGTCTGTTTATATCATTATTTCACTCATCATCACTCACTTTATGTTTATGTATATTGTGGGTTATGAACAAGTATTCAGAATTGTTTCTGAAGGACCATTTACGCATCCTACCAATTTCATTGTAATGATTCTTCTTACCGCTGCATTTTACTTTGTATTTGCATGGTTCAGAGAACAGGTATGTACTTTGGTTTGCCCTTACGGAAGACTTCAGGGAGTATTGATTGATAAAGATACAATCAATGTTTTCTATGATTTCAAAAGAGGAGAAAACAGATCAAAATGGAGAAAAGGTGAAGACAGAAAAGCAGCTGGTAAAGGAGACTGTATCGATTGCCATCAGTGTGTAGTAGTATGTCCTACCGGAATTGATATCAGAGACGGGCAACAGCTGGAATGTATCAACTGTACCGCATGTATTGATGCCTGTGACGAAGTCATGGAAAAAGTAGGACTTCCAAAAGGTTTGGTAAGATATGCTTCTGAAAATGAAATTGAAAAACAAACTCAGTTTAAATTTACAGGAAGAATGAAAGGATTCAGTATATTCTTATTTCTTCTGGTAGGATTCTTAGGATATCTATTATATAGCCGTGGGGAAATGGAAGCTAAATTCATTAAACCCGCTGGAAGCACATTCTTTGTGAAAGAAGGAAAAATTATTAATACTTATAATTATACTTTCCTGAATAAGACCAATGAAAAGAAAATTGTTACCATCAAGGTAATAGACCCTGCACATGGAGAAATCACTTACAGTGCATCTAGTAAAATTCAGGTAGATAGAGATAAAATTACCAAAGGAACGATCAATATCAGCTTTCCGGAAGATGAAATGAAGCTTTCTAAACAGAACATTACGATCGGAGTTTACGATATGAAAGGTAAACTGGTAGATTCTTATCAAACTTATTTTGAGGGACCATTTAAATTACAATTTTAA
- a CDS encoding FixH family protein, with the protein MKNFSWGHGVVIALLAFIIFILSMMFLFPNGQKNSEMVTDNYYEEELQYQDVIDSKKRADELQEKPVYSQDTHGIKIHFPKDYNNSNTTVKFVLNRTDDQNLDIKKSVELDGSQSFIIPAQVLKMGNYTLRLSWTKDKTDYRMDYDVIWK; encoded by the coding sequence ATGAAGAACTTTAGTTGGGGACACGGTGTTGTAATTGCATTATTAGCATTTATTATTTTTATATTATCCATGATGTTTCTTTTCCCAAACGGGCAAAAGAATTCTGAAATGGTAACCGATAATTATTATGAGGAGGAATTACAATATCAGGATGTAATTGATTCCAAGAAAAGGGCAGATGAACTACAGGAAAAACCTGTATACAGCCAGGACACTCATGGAATTAAAATTCACTTTCCAAAAGATTATAATAATTCAAACACTACGGTAAAATTTGTTTTAAACAGAACCGACGACCAGAATTTAGACATCAAAAAATCTGTAGAGCTTGATGGCAGTCAATCATTCATTATACCTGCACAGGTATTGAAAATGGGTAACTATACCTTAAGACTGAGCTGGACAAAAGACAAAACAGACTATAGAATGGATTATGATGTGATATGGAAATAG
- a CDS encoding sulfite exporter TauE/SafE family protein: MEIGLIVSAIALGFASGFHCIGMCGPIALSMGLTKKQAANFYLQNLTYQFGRIFTYSLLGALLGIIGQGFEMAGFQKYLTITAGALLIIMAVFSFGGKDFASKIPFLSKFLYSVKSNLGRLLQKADYRSRFTTGILNGFLPCGMVYMALTASLAGGGIWQGALYMALFGLGTLPFMFAIVLAGNLMNQAFRTKVLKAVPVIMIILGGLFILRGLELGIPYVSPKAESMTISKDPNGAVNCH, encoded by the coding sequence ATGGAAATAGGACTTATTGTATCGGCTATTGCCTTAGGCTTTGCTTCCGGTTTTCACTGTATCGGAATGTGTGGGCCTATTGCTTTATCGATGGGATTAACCAAGAAACAGGCTGCTAATTTTTATCTTCAGAATCTTACTTATCAGTTTGGAAGGATTTTCACCTATTCATTATTAGGTGCGCTTCTTGGAATTATAGGACAGGGATTTGAGATGGCTGGTTTTCAAAAATACCTGACCATCACTGCCGGCGCCCTGCTTATTATTATGGCTGTATTTTCATTTGGCGGAAAAGATTTTGCCTCAAAGATTCCTTTTTTGTCCAAATTTTTATATTCAGTAAAGTCAAATTTAGGACGTCTCCTGCAAAAAGCTGATTACCGTTCGAGATTTACAACTGGAATTCTTAATGGTTTTTTACCCTGCGGAATGGTTTATATGGCTCTCACTGCAAGCCTTGCAGGCGGAGGGATATGGCAGGGAGCTTTATATATGGCTTTATTTGGGTTAGGAACCCTTCCATTCATGTTTGCCATCGTTCTGGCCGGAAACCTCATGAATCAGGCCTTCAGAACAAAAGTTTTAAAGGCGGTGCCTGTCATTATGATTATTTTGGGTGGACTTTTCATTCTCAGAGGTCTAGAACTGGGCATTCCTTATGTTTCGCCAAAAGCCGAATCCATGACTATTTCAAAAGATCCAAATGGAGCCGTTAACTGCCATTAA
- the serS gene encoding serine--tRNA ligase: MLQVNFLRDNKERVLEGLQKRQFKNLELVDEAIATDEERKRIQFELDSQLSEINKISKEIGLLMKEGKKEEAESAKSKTAQYKESSSELKIQLEVKETELLNILYQLPNIPNELVKNGASADDNENIFQSHTVEGLGEGAIPHWELAKKYNLIDFELGVKIAGAGFPVYLGKGARLQRALVQYFLDKNVEKGYTEVNPPHVVNEASGFGTGQLPDKEGQMYYINEDKLYLIPTAEVPVTNLYRDVLLDEKDLPIKHTAFSQCYRREAGSYGAHVRGLNRLHQFEKVEIVRIEKPENSYAVLEEMVEHIKEILTDLELPFRVLRLCGGDTGFASAMTYDFEVWSAAQEMWLEVSSVSNFETFQANRLKCRYKADGKSQLVHTLNGSAMALPRIMAALLENNQTAEGIKLPKKIAEYARFDMIN; this comes from the coding sequence ATGTTACAAGTCAATTTTTTACGCGACAATAAAGAACGCGTTTTAGAAGGTCTTCAAAAAAGACAATTCAAGAATCTTGAGTTGGTAGACGAAGCTATTGCTACTGACGAAGAAAGAAAAAGAATCCAATTTGAATTAGATTCCCAACTTTCCGAGATCAATAAGATTTCCAAGGAAATTGGACTTTTGATGAAGGAAGGAAAGAAAGAAGAAGCGGAATCTGCAAAATCTAAAACAGCACAGTACAAAGAGTCGAGTTCAGAATTGAAAATTCAACTAGAAGTAAAAGAAACTGAATTATTGAATATTCTGTACCAGCTTCCTAACATTCCAAATGAACTGGTAAAAAATGGTGCTTCTGCTGATGATAACGAGAACATTTTCCAGTCTCATACCGTTGAAGGTCTTGGTGAAGGAGCTATTCCTCACTGGGAACTGGCTAAAAAATATAACCTTATCGATTTTGAATTAGGAGTAAAAATAGCTGGAGCAGGATTTCCTGTTTATCTAGGAAAAGGAGCAAGATTACAACGAGCCTTGGTTCAGTATTTCCTTGATAAAAATGTTGAGAAAGGGTATACAGAAGTAAACCCGCCTCACGTAGTGAATGAAGCTTCAGGTTTTGGAACAGGACAGTTACCTGATAAAGAGGGACAGATGTATTATATCAATGAAGATAAATTATATCTGATTCCGACTGCAGAAGTTCCTGTAACGAACCTTTACCGTGATGTATTATTGGATGAGAAAGATCTTCCGATTAAACATACGGCTTTCTCTCAGTGCTATAGAAGAGAAGCAGGAAGCTATGGTGCGCATGTAAGAGGTTTAAACCGTCTTCACCAATTCGAAAAAGTAGAGATCGTAAGAATTGAAAAACCTGAAAACTCTTATGCTGTACTGGAAGAAATGGTAGAACACATCAAGGAAATTCTTACAGATCTTGAACTTCCATTCAGAGTATTAAGACTTTGTGGTGGGGATACGGGGTTTGCATCTGCTATGACCTATGATTTCGAAGTGTGGAGTGCAGCACAGGAAATGTGGCTTGAAGTAAGTTCTGTTTCCAACTTTGAGACATTCCAGGCAAACAGATTGAAGTGCCGTTACAAAGCAGACGGTAAGTCTCAGTTGGTTCATACACTGAATGGTTCTGCTATGGCATTGCCAAGAATTATGGCAGCATTGCTAGAAAACAATCAGACTGCGGAAGGAATTAAGCTTCCTAAGAAGATTGCTGAATATGCAAGATTTGATATGATCAACTAA
- a CDS encoding oligosaccharide flippase family protein: MKDFFRNFFNNSGHHVFFSFLIAKICSFLGSLLIIRLLPENEFGVLSIVLSVLTIFAPFTGFGSSQSLIRFGSISSDKEEKLKISSYFFFKGIFFEVILILLFLSASVFYFHKYEDIFIIFMACAVRLGGFYFLNHIQVFYRITGSNQIFARINNVVNIGGLLLVLILTYFFKFYGYLIAISIAPYLSLVWLKKDIYSHRAFKLENYKEMWRYGIFTGLTSLTSDALFSLDILLLGLMMNENAVANYRTAILIPSNIIFLATSFLQSDFPVLSKNFKNKKFLQSYVVNFNKFFIPICLGILLFFYLFKKYIIIFFFGESYAENTTLFMILSVGFTLGMLTRNLYGNLLPAVGKVEINTWLSAGSLLFLAVLAYILVPVYGTIGMGIAMTATLLISGLGFLFFFFSYLRKLP, translated from the coding sequence ATGAAAGATTTTTTTAGAAATTTTTTTAACAATAGTGGACATCATGTTTTCTTTTCATTCCTTATTGCTAAAATCTGCAGTTTTTTAGGATCTTTGCTGATTATCAGATTATTGCCTGAAAATGAATTTGGAGTCTTAAGCATTGTCCTTTCTGTCTTAACTATTTTTGCTCCATTTACAGGATTTGGAAGCAGCCAGAGTTTAATCCGTTTCGGATCTATCTCATCTGATAAAGAGGAAAAATTAAAAATTTCATCTTATTTTTTTTTCAAAGGAATTTTTTTTGAAGTCATTCTGATTCTCCTGTTTCTAAGTGCTTCTGTTTTCTATTTTCATAAGTATGAAGATATCTTCATTATTTTTATGGCCTGTGCGGTAAGGCTTGGAGGGTTTTATTTTCTCAATCATATTCAGGTATTTTACCGAATTACCGGCAGCAATCAGATATTTGCCAGAATCAATAATGTTGTGAATATCGGAGGACTGTTGTTGGTTTTAATTCTTACCTATTTTTTTAAGTTTTACGGATATCTTATTGCCATCAGTATTGCACCGTATTTATCTTTAGTATGGTTAAAGAAGGATATCTATTCGCATCGGGCATTCAAACTTGAAAATTATAAAGAGATGTGGAGATACGGTATCTTTACTGGTCTTACATCCCTTACTTCAGATGCTTTGTTTTCATTGGATATTCTGTTACTTGGATTGATGATGAATGAGAATGCCGTTGCCAATTACAGAACTGCTATTCTGATTCCTTCTAATATCATTTTTTTGGCGACCAGTTTTCTGCAGAGTGACTTTCCGGTTCTCTCAAAGAATTTTAAGAATAAAAAGTTTCTGCAGTCCTATGTTGTGAACTTTAATAAATTTTTCATTCCCATTTGCCTGGGAATTCTGCTTTTCTTTTATCTATTTAAAAAGTACATTATCATTTTCTTTTTTGGAGAATCTTATGCGGAGAATACAACATTATTCATGATTTTATCGGTGGGTTTTACACTAGGAATGCTGACCAGAAATCTTTACGGGAATCTTTTGCCGGCTGTAGGTAAAGTAGAAATCAATACTTGGCTCAGTGCGGGATCGCTCTTATTTCTGGCTGTATTAGCATATATATTGGTTCCTGTTTACGGTACCATTGGGATGGGAATTGCCATGACGGCAACATTGCTTATTTCAGGTTTGGGTTTTCTGTTTTTTTTCTTTTCCTACTTAAGGAAACTGCCTTAA
- a CDS encoding glycosyltransferase, with translation MKILYISSWFPNKLEPTNGNFVQRHAEAVASLHEVEILHAIGDFSQDQEFIFDDQKINGIRTLIVYYKSSKNPLLNFRNRMQAYQKGFLELQKPDLVHANILHNSMLFAVYLKEKYKIPFVVSEHWSGFLQINRSKISFTSILTARYIARKASFLFPVSKTLMDNLKDLKIGKNFKVIGNVVNTDLFFPENKQSNTFTFLHISNLISLKNPDAIIEAAIRLRKDFKNFELQIGGDGDVEQLNRLIEKYDGKSYIKTFGEISYTEVAEKMKKSNCFVLFSDYESFSCVLLESLSSGVPVIATRVGAIPEIIGENQGIIIEKSKDELYRAMKNMLNGNYKADSPEKLHQYVVEKFSVSAIADKFNQAFKNII, from the coding sequence TTGAAAATCCTGTATATTTCCTCATGGTTTCCCAACAAGTTGGAGCCTACGAATGGCAACTTTGTACAACGTCATGCAGAAGCCGTTGCGTCCTTGCATGAGGTAGAAATACTACATGCTATTGGGGATTTCTCCCAAGATCAGGAATTTATTTTTGATGATCAGAAGATCAACGGAATAAGAACTCTTATTGTATATTATAAAAGCTCAAAAAATCCGTTACTGAATTTTAGAAATAGGATGCAGGCTTACCAAAAGGGTTTCCTTGAGTTACAAAAGCCTGATTTGGTACATGCAAACATATTGCATAATTCCATGCTTTTTGCGGTTTATCTAAAGGAAAAATATAAGATTCCCTTTGTGGTTTCAGAACACTGGTCAGGTTTTCTTCAGATCAATAGATCCAAAATTTCATTTACAAGTATTCTTACGGCACGATATATTGCCCGGAAAGCCTCTTTCTTATTTCCTGTAAGTAAAACTCTGATGGATAATTTAAAAGATCTTAAAATCGGTAAAAACTTTAAGGTCATCGGAAATGTGGTTAACACAGATCTTTTTTTTCCGGAAAATAAACAAAGCAATACATTTACATTTCTTCATATATCGAATCTTATTTCCCTTAAGAACCCAGATGCTATCATAGAAGCTGCAATTAGGCTAAGAAAGGATTTTAAGAACTTTGAACTCCAAATTGGAGGCGACGGGGATGTAGAGCAATTAAATAGACTTATCGAAAAGTATGATGGAAAGAGTTACATCAAAACATTTGGAGAAATTTCATATACAGAGGTTGCTGAAAAAATGAAAAAAAGCAATTGCTTTGTCCTTTTCAGTGATTATGAAAGTTTTTCGTGTGTTTTGTTAGAATCTCTTTCTTCTGGGGTTCCGGTGATTGCAACGCGTGTAGGAGCAATTCCTGAAATTATTGGAGAAAATCAGGGAATTATCATTGAAAAATCTAAAGACGAACTCTATAGAGCAATGAAGAATATGCTGAATGGAAATTATAAAGCAGATTCTCCGGAAAAACTTCATCAATATGTTGTCGAAAAGTTTTCAGTATCGGCAATAGCAGATAAATTTAATCAGGCATTTAAAAATATAATATAA
- a CDS encoding FkbM family methyltransferase, with product MQSDKTSMGSLLASFFKFIIGFPFFRQKFFAFHKYIFNPYHLFNGVKKSIVYRGNIILNLDLDDWIQQQLYFVGDYEKNEIDYLYSVLQDGDTFIDVGGNIGLFSLNASRIIGNNGHVYAFEAFNPNYKKFSQHLSINNFKNVTLEHLAVADKNDYIEILYNESYGNVGMASLYLEDFTAKEKVKSIILDDYVRNQKITKIDLIKIDIEGGEFSALQGMHEILNHYQPKIIIEINNIALKNSNHSEEELIHLLVEKGYSQTKVLSRNENSYNAVFECL from the coding sequence TTGCAGTCAGATAAAACGAGTATGGGAAGTCTTTTAGCTTCATTTTTTAAATTCATCATAGGTTTCCCTTTTTTCAGACAAAAGTTTTTTGCCTTTCATAAATATATCTTTAACCCTTATCATCTTTTTAATGGAGTAAAGAAAAGCATTGTTTACCGAGGTAATATTATCCTTAATTTAGATCTTGATGACTGGATTCAGCAACAACTTTATTTTGTTGGAGACTATGAAAAGAACGAAATAGATTATCTATACTCTGTTTTACAGGATGGAGATACTTTCATAGACGTAGGCGGGAATATTGGTTTATTTTCATTAAATGCATCCAGAATTATTGGAAATAATGGTCATGTGTACGCTTTTGAAGCCTTTAATCCTAATTATAAAAAATTTTCCCAGCATCTTTCTATTAATAATTTTAAAAATGTAACTCTTGAGCACCTGGCTGTTGCGGATAAAAATGATTACATTGAAATTTTATACAACGAAAGTTATGGAAATGTAGGCATGGCTTCATTGTATCTTGAAGATTTCACGGCAAAAGAGAAGGTAAAAAGTATCATTCTGGATGATTATGTTAGAAATCAAAAGATTACAAAGATTGATCTTATTAAAATAGATATTGAAGGCGGTGAATTTTCAGCACTACAGGGTATGCACGAGATACTTAACCATTACCAACCTAAAATTATCATAGAAATAAACAATATAGCACTGAAAAATTCAAATCATAGCGAAGAAGAACTCATCCATTTACTTGTTGAAAAAGGCTATTCTCAGACCAAAGTATTAAGTAGAAATGAGAATTCTTATAATGCTGTTTTTGAATGTCTTTAA
- a CDS encoding (Fe-S)-binding protein, with protein MDFNIKTMAEYAAEGKSPEVLFWVGCAGSFDDRAKKITKAFCKILNKIGVEFAVLGQEESCTGDPAKRAGNEFVFQMMALTNIEVLNAYEVKKIVTACPHCFNTLKNEYPSLGGHFDVVHHTQFLKTLMEEGRLKIEGGAFKGKKITFHDPCYLGRANDEYEAPRMLLEKLDAELVEMKRCKTNGLCCGAGGAQMFKEPEKGNKDINIERTEEALSFEPKVIATGCPFCNTMMTDGVKHFNKNTEVAVKDIVELLAEADDL; from the coding sequence ATGGATTTCAATATAAAAACAATGGCAGAATATGCTGCCGAAGGAAAATCCCCGGAAGTTTTATTTTGGGTTGGATGTGCGGGAAGTTTTGATGACCGTGCTAAAAAAATTACAAAAGCATTTTGTAAGATATTGAATAAAATAGGTGTTGAATTTGCTGTTTTAGGACAGGAAGAAAGCTGTACCGGAGATCCTGCAAAAAGAGCTGGTAATGAGTTTGTTTTTCAAATGATGGCTCTTACCAATATTGAAGTTCTGAATGCTTACGAAGTAAAAAAAATTGTAACAGCATGCCCACACTGTTTCAATACTCTTAAAAATGAGTATCCAAGCCTTGGAGGTCACTTTGATGTGGTTCACCATACCCAATTCCTTAAAACCTTAATGGAAGAAGGAAGATTAAAAATTGAAGGAGGAGCGTTCAAAGGGAAAAAAATTACTTTCCATGATCCATGCTACCTGGGACGTGCCAATGATGAATATGAAGCTCCAAGAATGCTTCTTGAGAAATTGGATGCAGAGCTTGTAGAAATGAAGCGTTGCAAAACAAATGGACTTTGCTGTGGAGCAGGGGGTGCACAGATGTTTAAAGAGCCTGAAAAAGGAAATAAAGACATTAATATTGAAAGAACAGAAGAAGCTCTATCTTTTGAACCAAAGGTGATTGCGACAGGATGCCCATTCTGTAATACAATGATGACAGACGGAGTAAAGCACTTCAACAAAAATACGGAAGTTGCCGTAAAAGATATTGTGGAACTTCTTGCAGAAGCAGACGATTTATAA
- a CDS encoding (Fe-S)-binding protein — protein sequence MQYIDNIIFLILLVAGFGLFAKSLLKIYRNIRLGHEINRTDRKSERWSTMARVAMGQSKMVKRPIAGVLHLFVYVGFVIINIELIEIIVDGLFGTHRFLVSVFGNGFYSFFTATLEILALLVVIGVVVFFIRRNFYGVKRLTMKELFGWPKQDANWILIIEFALMMAFFKMNAADWVLQQRGVLPALGSFPISSSILGPVFSNFGDGFLHFTEKGAWWFHFVGILFFMNYLYYSKHLHIILAFPSTWYANLDKKGKFNNLDSVTKEIKLMMDPNADPYAAPAEGAEADVPSKFGAEDIFDLNQVQLLNAYSCTECGRCTSVCPANITGKKLSPRLILMKTRDRLEEVGKNIDKNGEFVDDGKKLLNDYITKEELWACTTCNACTEACPVLLDPLSIIFEMRRFLVMEQSAAPQELNLMMTNVENNAAPWQYNQADRLNWASEN from the coding sequence ATGCAGTACATCGATAACATTATTTTCCTGATTTTATTAGTAGCGGGATTTGGACTGTTTGCCAAAAGTCTGCTGAAGATCTATAGAAATATTAGACTTGGTCACGAGATCAATAGAACCGACAGAAAATCTGAACGCTGGAGTACCATGGCAAGAGTAGCTATGGGGCAAAGCAAGATGGTGAAACGTCCTATTGCTGGTGTTTTACACCTTTTCGTGTACGTAGGTTTTGTGATTATCAATATAGAACTTATTGAAATTATTGTTGATGGACTTTTTGGAACTCATCGTTTCCTGGTTTCAGTTTTCGGAAACGGATTCTATAGTTTCTTTACTGCAACGTTAGAAATTCTGGCACTTCTTGTTGTTATCGGAGTCGTGGTTTTCTTCATCAGAAGAAACTTTTATGGAGTAAAGAGATTAACCATGAAAGAACTTTTTGGATGGCCAAAACAAGATGCCAACTGGATTCTTATCATTGAATTTGCTTTAATGATGGCGTTCTTTAAAATGAATGCTGCTGATTGGGTGCTACAGCAAAGGGGTGTATTACCGGCGCTTGGAAGCTTCCCGATTAGTTCTTCTATTTTAGGTCCTGTTTTTAGTAATTTCGGTGATGGATTTTTACACTTTACAGAAAAAGGCGCTTGGTGGTTCCATTTTGTAGGAATCCTTTTCTTCATGAACTACCTTTACTATTCAAAGCATTTACACATTATTTTAGCATTCCCAAGTACTTGGTATGCGAATCTTGATAAAAAAGGAAAATTCAACAACCTTGATTCTGTAACAAAAGAAATCAAATTGATGATGGATCCTAATGCAGATCCTTATGCTGCACCAGCAGAGGGAGCTGAAGCAGATGTTCCTTCTAAGTTTGGGGCGGAAGATATTTTTGATCTTAATCAGGTACAATTGCTAAATGCGTATTCTTGTACGGAATGCGGACGTTGTACTTCTGTTTGTCCTGCTAATATTACAGGTAAAAAACTGTCTCCGAGATTGATTTTAATGAAGACCAGAGACAGATTGGAAGAGGTAGGAAAGAATATTGATAAAAACGGTGAATTTGTAGATGACGGCAAAAAGCTCTTGAATGACTATATCACTAAAGAAGAACTTTGGGCTTGTACTACATGTAATGCATGTACAGAAGCTTGCCCTGTATTATTAGACCCACTTTCCATTATCTTTGAAATGAGAAGATTCCTGGTCATGGAACAGTCTGCTGCTCCACAGGAATTGAATCTGATGATGACGAATGTGGAGAATAATGCAGCTCCTTGGCAGTATAACCAGGCTGACCGTCTGAACTGGGCTTCAGAAAATTAA